The Lolium rigidum isolate FL_2022 chromosome 1, APGP_CSIRO_Lrig_0.1, whole genome shotgun sequence region caagaaaccaaggttatcgaaccaagtaggagtcaaggaacacgtgaaggttgttggtggcggagtatagtgcggcgcaacaccggggattccggcgccaacgtggaacctgcacaacacaatcaaagtactttgccccaacgtaacagtgaggttgtcaatctcaccggcttgctgtaaacaaaggattagatgtatagtgtggatgatgatgtttgtttgcgaagaacagtaacgaacaattgcagtagattgtatttcagatgtaaagaatggaccggggtccacagttcactagtggtgtctctcccataagataaatagcatgttgggtgaacaaattacagttgggcaattgacaaataaagaaggcataacaatgcacatacatatatcatgatgagtactatgagatttaatcagggcattacgacaaagtacatagaccgctatccagcatgcatctatgcctacaaagtccaccttcaggttatcatccgaaccccttccagtattaagttgcaaataacagacaattgcattaagtatggtgcgtaatgtaatcaacacaaatatccttagacaaagcattgatgttttatccctagtggcaacagcacatccacaaccttagaactttccgtcaccgtcccgcattcaatggaggcatgaacccactatcgagcataaatactccctcttggagtcacaagtatcaacttggccgtagcctctactagcaacggagagcatgcaagaacataaacaacatatatgatagattgataatcaacttgacatagtattcaatattcatcggatcccaacaaacacaacatgtagcattacgaatagatgatcttgatcatgataggcagctcacaagatctaacatgatagcacaatgaagagaagacaaccatctagctactgctatggacccatagtccaggggtgaactactcacacatcgatcggaggcgatcatggtgatgaagagacctccgggagatgattcccctctccggcagggtgccggaggcgatctcctgaatcccccgagatgggattggcggcggcgtctctggaaggttttccgtatcgtggctctcggtactggggttttcgcgacgaaggctttaagtaggcggccagggccgcgcggccagggcctgggccgcgccgccctagtgtgtcggcgcctcgtcgccccacttcgtttccctttcggacttctggaagcttcgtggaaaaataagaccctgggcgttgatttcgtccaattccgagaatatttcctttgtaggatttctgaaaccaaaaacagcagaaaatagcaactggctcttcggcatctcgtcaataggttagtgtcggaaaatgcataataatgacataaagtgtgtataaaacatgtgagtatcatcataaaagtaccatggaacataagaaattatagatacatttgagacgtatcatgcatgcacactagctatgtgagcagctagtgtgtgtgtgtgtgtacctggtgcttgggacttgggctggtgagaggatcagctcggcagagctgtggtATTATCCAACATTTTTACTTCttttctaatctgccaagtggctttgccacttggcataacttgtttttcttctttgtgtgtgtgcagggaacttggagatgatcaagatgaaactcaagatcatcttgatcaagggattcatgaagatcaacaatgtagtttaggtcatttagtTGACTTGtacttttcctttttttcttttattccttTTATGTAATGAgttgtaatatttcataattcttttctgaatattgtaatgacaatgtatcttgtgtgattatcaataaagctccaattttctctaaTGTGCTTTGTATATTAattgtactatttatattctttattatttataatttgtttaatgaattacctcaaatttgaattatgggatgttcatatgatgtttgaatttgaaattcaaatgcaacttgtgtttgaattcaatcatgcaacttaagttttaatgcactactctcctctcttctcaaaaccctaaattagtTGAGTGAGAagaaagtttgtcgcactctcgaaaccctaaccctgtaaggtgtcgagagagaaacttgtcccccttcgatgcagttttgttttaaaagcgcgaaatttcccgcaatttacgatgcaatgcacatccctttctaaaatctacccctcgatcgtctctaaacctgggacattacatagcCCCAACGGTCCGACCTAAATTTTTTTGCCCAACCTTTTTTTCAATTTATAGAACCACTTACATAGAgtcggaaataaataaaaaaaagacTAGAAAATAGCTCTACCTAACTAGGTCGACACCCGCCATGGTTGCCTACCTGTTGTTCTAGTCGTCGACGAGATCGATGAAGACAGGAGGCCTTCAAGGACACAACGAGTGGAGAGGTTGATGAGGCATCAGTAGCGGCGTAGGTGTGGGATGAGTCGCCAGAGGACTCGCTGGCCTCTTGGGTCATCGCGGACGCCCATAGTTGGATGGCGAGGCCATCCCAATGAGCGAGCTCGGCCAGCTCAATCTCAGCAAGGACCATTTCCATGGCCTTCTCAGTCGTGAGGTCCAGTGGTTGGAGTTTCTCCTCATCCGCGGGTCGAGGACTACGACTTCGTTTTCCTCCTCGTTGTCGAGACCGACGCCATGTTTTAGGTTAAAGAAGTCGACGTCTCCGAGGTAACCAGCGTGGTGGCGTGGGTGGAAGTCCCAGGTCCCGAAGCTGGACCAGTTGTAGGAGTCGACGGCTAAGGTGGATATATGCGCAGATCCGGTGGCAGGATGAATCGGCGACGACGGATCTCGTACTGGCGATGGCGTCCCTCGTGCGGCGCCAGGACATGGCAGAAATTGAGGTAATCCGGCCAAGGGACCGGCCGGTTCTCCCCAAATAGCCGTTGTGCGAACTCTACAAGAACATAGTGGCGGTTGCGCGGGGTTTTCTTTCTTACCAGCGCCAGAGGTCCCGGCCTCGCTTTAGTTCTTTGCTTGTAGAACGGATAGCCCTTGCCCATGGCAATGGAGGGGAAGGCTCTCATCCCCCCCCACCCTGCTCCCAGCTCGCTACAGTAACtgctcccctccccctcctctccgggcctctccttcctcctctccgccggaatagccggccggagatggagaggagaaggTGCCGGCTGTATATACTTAGGTTTTTCTTCTAGTCTTCGTCCCCTAGTGGCGGTTTGGAGCCGTACCTCAGATCCAGGCGGCAAGATCTGCGGATTAGGGTTCATCTTTGTGTTGCTATGCCTCCGGTGGTCGGAGCATCGAAACAAGGAGGGAGCCACGGTCTCCGCTAATAAAATAGAGGTCGCGGATCCTCTGATGCTGCTGAGGCGCTGCGGAGCAGAGCCCCCCTGGCCGtccatggaggcgagggggaggGGCGATGCTCTCTGTGGCACACGATGGAGCTTCTCctagccggccgtggaggcgaggaggagaggcCTACCTGTGTGCTCTCCCCGGTGGAGCAGGGATCCATGTATTTCTCTCTGGCTCTGAGTTTGACGAGTTCTTGGGCTGCTCTTCCTCCTCATTGTGGTCGTGGAGACAGACAGGAGGGTGAGAGCCCCGGAGTTCGTCGATCTGGAGCTAGGAGGCACACTCGTGAGCATGCGGTGCTCACAACGACGGAAGCTCACTACTGGCGGCAGATCTCAAGCGTCGGCGCTTTTAGCCGCCGCTATCTTTGGCCAAGGGGGCCTCTCCGCACCTCGGATGGAACTACTCCGGGGAGTATCTACTTCCTACATGCCTTAGTGCTGAAGGGGAAGATCTTCGATCTTGGCGTGGTGATCCATCCTGATGGCGAACCAAGTGGTGTAGTCCCCGGCGTCGCCGCCAGCGACCATAGTCCAAGATTCAATCAGCGTTGCGGTGGACAagaaggacccgattgctttcttTTTTATCTTTCTGGGATCTTTTTGTAATTTCTTTGAACTCTTGTGCTATTTGTCACTAAAGCCAAAATTCTTTTTGTAATTGTGCCCACCGACTAATGGAGCTTCTCGGCCCTTCGGAGCCTTGAGCAGCTGGGTGAGGTTTTCACTTTTTTCTATCCAATCCGACGCAAACGATCAGCGTTTGTTTATCTTTGCGCCGCTAGAGATTCCCTAAGCCGGAAGATGGTGTCTGATTGAAACCCAACAAACTCAACTAAATTGACTGCATCTAGACAATTATTCAATTTACAGCTCCAGACGTGACTCGCTACACCGAGAAGCTTCCGACGCGCGGCTCGTGCCTGCCACTCTCATGACGGCGACCGACGTACGCCGGCGGTGCAACGGTCGGACATGCAAACTGTGCAGCGGCCGACACCTATGACTTCTCTAACTCCAAGACGGACACCTCACAGGGTCACATCCACTGTGTTAACTCCACGCGGAGCCACATCCGCATCGCGCGCGCCCGCGCGTGGGCGTTGCCGTGGGCGGCTCGTGCAGTGCTCCCGTTCATGGGTTCCGAGCAAGCTCCCTCTTCTACGATCATCTGCCGGCTGGCATGATGGAATGATAGAATAGAACTTGGAAGGCGGCGGAAACTGCTGCAGATAGTAAAGAAGAACCATGAGCTGCGTCTTACTCGGACGGCGGATCTATCCGACAAGGCGATCATTTCTTTTATGTGAAGACAAGGCGATCATAGACTGGCAGTGCGCGTATTTCGGCGAGAATCGTTCCGCGAAACTCCATACACTTAAATTTAGGCCAGCATATTTTCTGAAATATATGTAGAAAAATGTATATTTTGTTTTTCATACATGCCACAGAATAGATACGCATAATTAAGTTGATTTGATACAATCATGCGGAAAGCACCATATCAGCTACTACAAACCACTGTGATGTTATGGTGATCATGCATGTAATCAATAAAGTTGATTTGATACACACGTTAGTGCATCTATTGCCGCATCATTACCTATGTgtaaaaaaatcaatttttttctgaaatataaaaatATGAGTCGAATAATAATATATTGATTTTTCCACGGGCTCCACCTCCTCACGAATTCTCATTGGCTGCCGTATTGAGTTCTAAAATATATGTAGAAAAAATCTACATACTTTGTTGTTTTATATATGCCACAAATACGCATAATTAAGTTGATTTAATACACACGTTAGtgcatctattatctatgtgtaaaTATATTCTTTAAAATTTTCTAAAGTATAAAATACGAATTAAAAAATATGTTGCTTTTTCCACGGGCTCCACCTCCTCACGACTTTCTATTGGCTGCAATATTGAGTTCAGCAGCCATTAAGTCTACCAAATTTCTACTAGGATGGCCAATCTTGGCATTGCCCATTGGTTGACGGCGTATAGGCCGTGAGATCCATCCCAACCCGAGCTCAGTTTTGGTAGTGGCTTCGACGAAAGCAGTGGCAGAGACACAGCCACGCacgggtcgtcctcctccacgGGCGACTcgggcgaaccctagccgccgccgcctttccctccccctcccctcccctcctcgtcgtcctcgaaggccgccgccggagaagcctagcgcggccggtgatgggggcggcggggatcctcgCGTGGTCCCCTGGTGCGGCGGTAGGAGGCACGCCTCCGCGCCGGGGGATGGTCTCGGTTCTGGTTGATGGTGGCACGGGCGGGCGgtgttgggggcggcggcgcagccCTCTCCGCCGTTCCTCGCCGTGGCCTCGCCGGGAGGGCGATGATGGGGACCGCGGCGTGACCCCGGACCCTGGTGcggtcctctcctccttcctcgccttgGCATGGTCGGGCGGGTGGGGATTGGGGTGGatctcgtgctgctcctcctcaagaGCCGGGATCACAacaccaagggcggcggccctggatggcgatggtggtgacggtgccgacctggtggcaggtggcgggcgtcaggtgccactgaccgtggcaccgcggtggtggtcttctctctcgccggaagagatcggctagttgtgtggctagccgaGGCGGATCTTGCGATCCATCGactagctcccgatggcgaggcgcagctgccggtgaaagccggcccggacttcggtcatggtGGATGATGGCGGCACCTTTCGTCGTTACAttattgaaggcattgtctctgcactCTGCGtttcttcgcctgggctgctccaggggaaaccctagaccggggtctcccggatcggacaatagcggcgcgcaacgccgttctccctgttgggggtatcgttttcggagcagacaacggatggtggtggtgctgaggtggagcggtgtgcttttgctgtgtcggcgtcgtcgagtcgccgcggcatggtgTGATGGTGCAGTGGTatctcgggacggatgcagtgtgatggacatgcacaagatggtggagtcgtctggcgccgtggcggcatcgatggcaggcctggcatggtaaatgcgatgatctctcttgaagatggagtcgaggaagatggCGGTAGAAACTTCTATGGCatgtgcgttggcgtatgctgactggatgtgcttctcatctgctattggccggcccgggaaggcatttggtttttggatgatatgagttggtgaattATCACCcctttcatccctctgtaggtttagcgaggtggcttcaagtttgatcttttgtattgctcttataaggtgttgtgaataatctaataaaaaaaccgtgtgcatcctttgaatgcagaagctggggcgatattttcccatttcgaaaaaaaatcggAATTGACAAAGAATGTGTTTCTTCTGTAAAATCCTACTCTAATTTTGCTTTTTTCTGGCTAGAACCGAGGTTTTCCACAAGTGTTTCCGGGATGGAAGCATGGTAAAAGCTTTCAATTTTGAGCTGGTCCAATGTTTAACAAATCAGCAGGAGATATCACTTGTTTCACACTACTCCAAACCATTACGGTGTCTGCTTAGAGTATATTTGCAAGCATGAAACATCATATTGCTTCAGGTAGTCCTAAACCTTACCACACGCCCTGTTGTCTCTCCATATATTACGACCTAATATAGCAGCACACGATCATATGGTTATCGACCTAACGGGAGATGCAATTCAGCTAGGCATCTGGTACGCAAGTATCAAACAAGAAATGATACACCTCAAGGAAATTCAACTGCTCCCCCAATCATTTTTAACTGATCTAAATTTAGCATAAATTTATACTAAATACGCATCAAATAAAAGAGATCGGGGCGAGGAATTTATCCACGTCGGCCGCTACGATACCACATGCGATCCCACCATTTCGGTTGGGCCGCCGTTGGCCGCTACCGACACGAACGAGTGCTTGTTGTATAAACAGACGTGGGTCTATAAACAAGACTCGGCGGAATTTTAGACCTACAGGCCAGATTTCTGAGGCTAGATGTTTTCTTCCTCATGCCTCTCAATCTTAGGTATACACTCGAAACATATACATTATCACCGCAAATGTTTCATACTCAGAGATAAGTTGAGCCAACTAGTTGTGAGTCCATCCTCTGCGCACACTTACATGCTCTTTATATGACCTTCCCAAGTGAGATACGAAAATTTAATTTGGCACCTATTTCTGATTTTGTGTATCTTTTTGACACACATTTATTGTTTCCGTTTAGTGTTTTGCTACATTTGATCTCTATGTTGCTGCAACCTCTGTCAAACAGATTGCGCTTAAATAGCTAGGGACGGAGAGAGGACTTGGTGTTGTGTAATGGCTATTGCCCTAAAGCTAGAACGGAAAATATTTCGTCCAAGATATAAAGCAACCATCAGCACATAGTAGTAATCAAGCAGCGTTCCACTATTACACACACTTTTACAAAACGGTTATAGTGATTGGTTGATATAACAAGTGACAAACCTCGAGGAGATCTATTTTATCCTTTCTCTCATGCCGCCGCCGTACCACATGCCGATCGTTAGGGGtgtgcaagcagcatgggatgcgGCATGGATGTTTCCCTTCATCTTACTTTTTCCGTGGACGGCCACCCCTCCCTCGGCTTGCGACGTTGGTTGACGACATCGACTATTGGCGGCGACGCGGTGATGCGGCCTTTCAGCGACGATCCTAGCGCAtcgatggtggaggtggagctCCTCCTCCTAGTGGTGGTGCCCCCATGACTACCACGGCTAGATCTAGACCCGTCCATGATCTTGGGCCTTAACGGGTTTGGTACCGCGGTTATAGGCGCCAGGCTGCGACACGGACTGGCACTGTGGTGATACCACCTTCATTGgtcttggtggtggtggcacagtCCTCCGGCCTCATGTCATTGTCGGGATTCAGCCATATCCATGGTTGTGGCCACGGCCGTTGTGTCGACTTGCCCTACTGGGAACTGGCTGGTGGCGTGGGGGCAGCTGGCTTGGCTAGAATAAAGAATGTGGTTATAGGATCTCTATCATGCCAGGACGAAAAACTTCTTGTTGCCGGCCTTCATTGATCTGGtgtgttgagtttcggaaggctctaTCGCCAAACTCCAATGGATGACATGCCTGAGATTGCCAGATCAGATGGTATTCGGTTATGCGTAATCattttctgaccgtttggtttcacagGGAGCGATGTGAAGCTACGTAGTTTGTTTCCAGCGTGGAACATGTGCAGTCATGGAAAATTTCATGGAAGCCGAGATCTGAGGACTGATATGGTGGTTCAAGTCCTGGTGGTGGCGATtcgtgacttggagcagcggcatcGACAAGTGGGGCGGCACATGATAAATTCATAGTCTAaacttttagggtgaaaacccaatgtctggccttaattggttatgCCTAGCGATGgcattaattggttgtgcctaccAATGGCATTCAACCATTATTTTGTAAGCACAGATCTTCTGTTGGGTGAAAATCTATGATCTATGATCCAGGcgatgcactgtttccttcttggagacgtTGCTTTGGGAGAAGATAGATTTTCTGTgatgtcttggtggtgtttgacCCGCTGCTACAAGAAATAgatcactgtagcgggactttcttTTCTGTAAttattttttagctgtgtgcatctgtaTTGCCATTATGATAATGTTTTCTTGCAGAGGTtagatgtaattgatatcttcgcgatattaatatattttttccGTCGAAAGAAAACAGTTGCACCGTGGTATACTTTAGAAAACTGGCACGTAGGTCTAAAATTGCAAAGGAAAAATAACTTAAGggttcctttgattcatagggttTGTATAAGATTTGTGTAGGATTTTATTCCTATACAAAATTCTCTACATAAGTTGTTTGATTGATAGAAACATATTCTATAGAATTTTTGTACTAGAGTAAATTATATTGGAAAAAACATGAGATACTTCATGAAAAAAttatttgctacaatcaaacacacttcatctttTTATAGGATTCAAGTAGCCATAATATCCTAAATTCTACATATTTATGTTTTATACTTTTTCTATCCTTTGAATCATAGAACCCCTAAGTGAGAGGTACAAAGATCTACTGGCTACTGGTTAGGATAGCAAGTGATGGATAAACTACATCCAGGAAATCCATCTTATCCCTTCGCTTCTGCCGCCGCCATACCACATACCCATCGCTTCTATAGCAGGACACTCTTGTCCCTATCAAAATCTCGATACCGCTAAAAAATCTGGAAGAATCCACTCGCGCAAGTAGGCAACGATAAGCACCAAATCAACTGGACAATAACACTcgccgaagaagaaaaaagatcACAAATCGATCGTTTCCCCTGTTTCCTCAACCTCCGACACCCCGTATAAATATGGCGCGCCACTCTCCGCACAGAGCAAGTACACAACACTGAGCTCTCACACAAACCAAGCAAGCTCTCACTCGTTTCTTGCTCAGATCACACTTCACACTCCACAGACGATCGAAATCAAATATTGTTTCTTCAGAGATGAGCAGTTGCTTCTCGACAACGTCAATGGGCGACCTGATCCCCGGGTTGCCGGAGGAGGTGGCGAGGGAGTGCCTCATCCGGGTGGGCTTCGACCAGCTGCCGACGGTGCGGCGCATCTCGCGGCAGTGGAAGGAGGAGGTCGAGTCGCCGGACTACAGCCGCCTGCGCCGCGCGGAGGGGCTGGCGCGCCCCGTGATCGCCATGGTCCAGGCGCAGCCCGAGCATGTCGTCGAGCCAGGACCGGCGCAGAAGCACTCGTCCGcgtcgtcggcggtcaacggcggCCCGGCGAACAACTACAGGATGGTGCTGCTCGACCCGGTGGAAGGGCGGTGGGCCTCGCTCCCGGTGCTGCCCGGCCCGACGGGCAGCCTTCCTCTGTTCTGCCAGGTCGCCGCGGTGGACGGCGGGCAAGGGAGGAAGCGGCTCGTGGTCGTCGGCGGATGGGACCCGGAGTCGTGGGCGCCGACTGACTCGGTGTACGTGTACGACTTCCTTACTGGCgcgtggcggcgcggcgcgcCCATGCCCGGCCCGCGCCGGTCCTTCTTCGCCACCGCGGCCGTCGGCGGGATCGTGTACGTGGCCGGCGGGCACGACGAGGAGAAGAACGCGCTGCGCTCGGCACTGGCGTACGACCCGGACTCCGACGCGTGGACCGCGCTCCCGGACATGGCGGAGGAGCGTGACGAGCCGCGCGGGCTCTGCATCGGCGGCAAGTTCCtggtcgtcggcgggtacccgacgCCGGCGCAGGGACGTTTCGCCGGCTCCGCCGAGGCCTTCGATCCGGCGACGGGGGCCTGGGCCCCTGTCGGGGAGGTTCTGCTCGAGGACGGCGCTTGCCCGAGGACGTGCTGCGTGGCGCCGGGAGCCGAGCGCGTGTACATGATACGCGACGGTAACCTGGTGGCGCGCGACGGCGGAGCGTCTGCAGCATGGCGCACGGTGGCGTCCGTGCCGGAGGACGCCCGCACCGCGTCCACCGTCTCCGCGATCCCCGACGGCCGCGTGGTGGTCATCGGCTCCGGGTGCCACGGAGGGGAACAGACCGTGTACATGCTGCGCGACGAGGCCGGCAAGCCCGCGTCCTGGGC contains the following coding sequences:
- the LOC124683785 gene encoding F-box/kelch-repeat protein At1g80440-like, yielding MSSCFSTTSMGDLIPGLPEEVARECLIRVGFDQLPTVRRISRQWKEEVESPDYSRLRRAEGLARPVIAMVQAQPEHVVEPGPAQKHSSASSAVNGGPANNYRMVLLDPVEGRWASLPVLPGPTGSLPLFCQVAAVDGGQGRKRLVVVGGWDPESWAPTDSVYVYDFLTGAWRRGAPMPGPRRSFFATAAVGGIVYVAGGHDEEKNALRSALAYDPDSDAWTALPDMAEERDEPRGLCIGGKFLVVGGYPTPAQGRFAGSAEAFDPATGAWAPVGEVLLEDGACPRTCCVAPGAERVYMIRDGNLVARDGGASAAWRTVASVPEDARTASTVSAIPDGRVVVIGSGCHGGEQTVYMLRDEAGKPASWARAPAPPEFSGHVQAACFLEI